The segment GAGTGATTGTAACGATGACATATGTACAAATCACTTGGTAAATAATGTATCGAAATatctaaatttattaaatatgacTACAATACTCTAGAATCCCCAAAAGCTTTCATCCTTCAAACCTTAACCAATATGTTAAGGTGCTTCCAACAACACCACTCCTTAgaccatattttaaaacaaaaatgcaAATCATAATAGGCAATTTGCCAAAAAGACTCGAAACTTAAtttaaatacaatattatactctaaatttaatcaaatgcaaaattaacataaaaatgTAGCAAAATCAGATTTATCCCCTTATGACTAAAAAATGGTACACTTTTTACGGTTATATTCATGGGAAGACTTCTCGAGAagtctatttatataattaatttataaattttgaaaaatattttgataggaaacaaattgaaattatgtaaatataaataattttaaatcaagtaAATTTGcatttaataaaattgaattgttttcacaTAGATGAGAGAATATAGATTGTAAGTCATGATTGTTCGTTGGTTAGAGATTGATAACATATGTTCAAGTAGTGTTAGtattttagggttagattttagaatcgtaatttttttcttttgaaactaAGATTTGACTTAAGTGtttagttttgtatatatttaatatttataggtTGATTTTACGTTTAATAAAGTATTCATTACTATCTAGTTAAACtatttgattttatgatttATGGATAGAAAACTATTTAAGAAGCCTGCCAAGAAGTTATGCACTAACAAACTTCTTTATAAGTTTTCTAGAACGTAAGGTAAATTTAAGTTATGAGACTTCTGAACATCTGTTTCATTTTAAGTGTTATTTTGGGTTTATGCACACAAATTAAAacacaattaattttgtatatttccaatataaaaacatcattatctATACTCCAAATCatattcaaccaatagaaaaataaatttttgaataaaattaaaaaaaaattgcattgaaAGTCGAAAACTTATTTTATAACGAAaatttttctctaaaacgacaCTTAATATAAAACGGAGGTAGTATAATGCAGTAGCagttttttaaacaattttttttaaaacagaatTAGTTTTTTTCCTCTCAAATGGATGCAACAAAATTGGATGTTTCTCAGTGTAAAACTCTTTAACCTCTTTCTAATCGCTTTGAATTTGAAGACACCAAACTTGACATCAGTTTCTCATCTCTTTGGCTCATGTCATTCTCACCActctatcttattttttaaaggtTTTCCATTCTATGGTTTTCATCTTATTCTCCTAAAAAGTATACATATAACTattagatatgtattttgtgtttttgtttatttgaataaaaatatagatcaacctaatgtgattgtttttttttatttaggcttaaaaataatatttttgagtttttctaTGTTTAAGccatttttaatgttttttgatattcatatttttcatatttgaagACAATATGTAGGATTTCATATTTCATTAGAAGACTTCATTAATACTCCTCGAGAAGTCTGCAATGCATATTGATAAATTTGGTAAGAATTTATTTTTCACTAGTTATTTTGTGtgattaaaattgaataaagtTATAGATTCATTTTAATGTGACTATTTGCTTATTATTGTAGCTTAAAAATTGTTCATAGTATAtctttctctagaaaataagataaaaatctctaaattttttatatttatttttgtgtgttaaaatcaaataaaaaaatattaattccaatatgattatatatatatatatatttgttattattttactTGTAAAAGTTATAGtttcaaacaatataaaatatatttttgtttttgtgaacTCTGGACGAACACGTATTTCCCATTGTATCCTTTGGAGAAATCTTGCTGAGAGTCAGGAGCACAGTACCTTCCTCGGTTGATGCATTGCGATTTGCATTATCTGCTTCTAGAAACGCTTCAGGACAATACCAGGTAATCATCCGCATCTGCCGTTTTGTCCTCTAGTGTGTCAATGGTGATAAGTGGCTCAGGCCTGTTATCTACCACGAAGACGGTCCGGCACAAGTTTGTTGTGCGTTCCAAGCCTACAAGGAGAAGTAACAAGACGAATCAGCAACGAAAAATTCAGGTTCCTAGTGCAGCAATTCATGCCCgtgaatcaaataaaataaataaatcaataaataaataaagggtGTAATCATTCAAGAAGAGGGAAAGAAATGTGAGACCTtataaattttaccaaaaacacAAACTGTTCAAATTTTTCACCTTTTCTATCTAgtgtttttggtaaaattttcaAACAAGCTCACCACTGACTAACTGATTGATGTGAGACCTTATAAATATGTCTCCCGATTCTACTGATTGATATGGCAAAAAGCACCGTCAAAGGATTTAGGCCCGATCATCATCCCATGAACTATTTAATTCTCAGTATACTAGGCCCATGTTCATACtagatttttataaattatatttttttactatgtTCTCATATTTCCTGGAAACTGTAATAGATgtactattttattttgtgtggtaatcatgttaaattttatacatttttcaaaAGTTTTTACAATGTTGTAAAAACAACTTATGAGGATAAAACACAGATACAAACCCAATTAAAGAAACCAGAAGAACATAAGGCCACTCCTTTGTTTGTCTATCAAAGGAATCCACAGATACAACCCAATTAGATATAGTATCTTTGTTTGTCTTAAAGAAGACGTAGATTGAAACTACTTTGAACTTTATCATGTTTATTAgcctatattttatataaaatgaaataatattgCAGTGATTTCAATATATTGGAATGGTAAATTTGAAGGCCAACCTAATAAATCAGAGGCTACGCTGACCAGAAAGATGTGAATGTTGCAGTGTGTTTATATTGTACACCCATCAATTCATTTAAGAAAGATACCTCAATTTTTCCACACGAACGTTGCTTTCACTCTCGCTTTTAAAACATCTTTGGATTTATATGTCTACctctacatatacatatatatatatatatatatatatatatatatttatatataatatatattaagttaGGAAGTACGTTTACATTAAACATACAGTTACCAATGTGAAAGTGAAGAAAATGCGTTACACGTTTATAACTAACAAGAAATCTAACCATAGATTCTCTGTAGTATCAGAGCTAAtgagtttcatatatatatatatatatatgtgtttcaaaaaaaaaaaagtttcatatatatatatatgtgtgtgtatgttCTATAAGCATATATATTATAGGTACATGTCCTTTTATTCATATATGTGTGCCATAGACtgttacacacaaaaaaagtgCACATAGACATGCTCGCATGATGTTGGGCATACATGATACATATGCCTATAAAAAGAGTCTTTGATGCATATTCTAAGGAAAAAAGGTTCGTATCTGTTTACCcgattatattaattaatccaTTCCACCtacaattattataaaattcacGACATGTTTAATAATTATCTATGGGTATACTAAAAAAAAGCTGTGCCAAGAATATAAATAGCATAAATCTTGAATGATTAAGGTATCAAACATTATTCGCCATCTTAATAACTAAACAGCATCTATCTATAGGTTGGGTGCTTGATTATGATAACCGTTTTTTCAATTGCATCATATTATGATATATAAGCTCACGAGTAACAAAAACAAAGGGGgaccacaaaattttaaatgttatatCAGTACCATTAAAAAGGATCATTTCCAAATTTTGCCTTTAATGAAAATTGTAGTTTTCTCAAAaatattcttatttttataaagtattaataaaattcattaatggcATTTAAGTCTTTTGGTTTTTGGCCTACATATACACACTTAACTGGATCTATAAATAATGAgcttatgtatatatttaaaagatatattaactttaaatttaatataagtataaatatattatgaactataaataaattaaaaaacatgaaaatattattttcttaaatatacatatcaatattcaaaatagatcatttgaatattatacattttttcaatacaaaccaaaatccTATATCCTACACCATATTATATGGtccatatatcatatacatatttgagtATCATTTTTCCATGTATAAtgttattttatacataatattgatatgGCAATTACAAGTGTTCAAGCATTAAAAACTatctaaaaatcaatttttaattctaaaacaaaaacacaaacttataataggttattaataacgaaaataaactaatattgtcatatcaataagtttttatattatcattttttatttggataaaataataaaattttatcaaattctaaggaatcactaatttatgtaatattaataaatatatgagtaatttaataaattttttaaaaaatactattagATATTTAATCGGATCAATGGTATCAGATCACAGgttaatagtgagtttttgagtttttacCGGGTTATATCGAAGTTTTAATAAACgattttttcattaaatccgAACCGGATTATATACAATATATCGGGTCTATAAGTTCAACCATGAATCTAGGtcagatatgaaaacaaatcttaaaactcaaacattatcatagaacaactaccatatttcgaacaaataccatattttgaagagagaaaaaaagaaatgataaaaacctaaaaattcAATTGTTATAGttcgaaacaaaaataatagtaattttcaaattagttttcgattaataaatgaaaaacaaacagtcaaaatctagtttgagTTTAAAATTAAAGAGATGCATTATCATCTTTGGTTTCTTTTCTTCTAAGCATACACATTAAAAAGGATAAGTACATTCTTGACTCGATcgtgaaatgatttttttttgtttttcttcaaaTCTCGATCGTGAAATGATAACTTCTAAGGAACCTCTGTAATTTAGTCGATAGAAAAGTCCAGAAACCCTGGTGttcgaaaaaaagaaaagaaaagtccTTAAACCCAAAAGAGATATAATACAAAACTAAAGGATATATAGCTTTTTCCTGATATAAATAATCTATATATTGGGTATTTAGGGCACAAGGGTCAAATTAAAGGTCTCTTTGTCTTTCCGATCTGCTTCAGTCGCAAGTTGATTGACCTGGCCAACAATTTCTTGTTTCACCACTTTTTGACCCTCGTGTTGGACTGTGTACAGTTGATCGGATTAGCATGAGCGGTTCAGAGAGATTTTATTTATGAGAATAATAATATTGATAACTTTCTTTTTGTAAGTATAAAATTAGTAACAGGAGGTACACTCTAGGAAATTATGAGGATATTAGTAGAATAAATCAACCAAGTGTGGCTAGCTTTACAAGACAATTTGTTAATATAAGATCAACCCCCGTAGGAAcaaaaaagggaagaaagctggcAACATACCGAACAGTGTTGATGCGTTATTAAAGCTGATTAATATTAAACTCAAAACAAAAGTTCAAAGTAGAGGTAGGCAAATACATGAGatgcaaaacataaaaaaagaaGTAACAGGAGGTATACTATAGGATATTATGAAGAAACAAATAACTAAAGTTGCTTTAGATGTCTGATGATAGCGACGGGAAGGGCATATATGGTCATGATAAGTCACTTGATGTGCGAGCAGGGTTAAACCCGAAAGCCTCCACGGCGTAGGCAACCTCGGAGGACATATACTCAGATGGGGACGACCACTCTTCTGCTTTCTCAGAGGGCATCATTTGTTCAGCTTTGAGATGAATTATCTGATTTTGATGTTGATGGGTAGAGGAATCTGGGTTATCAAATCGGATCATGCGTGAATCTTGGGGATCTGAGGTGTCAATGGGCAAAGTTTCAAAGGCTTGATGAAGCTGACATGTGTGGCGGCCGAAGTAAGTGGTTGAGTACAATGGAGGGTTGTTTTGGATCATTTGAACCTGCTTCTTTGCTTCGCATTTCTGGTCGTTTGTGTACGCACACTTGTAGTAACTCCTGATATttcatcactttttttttgtttatattaacaCCATCAACTATATATGCAAATTAAGTTTGAATGTGAATGATAGTTATACCTTTGGTGGTCCGATTCTTTGATTTGCTTTTGTCCGTATTTCCTCCAAAGAAAGCCGTCGTGGTAGATCGGGTTTGGGGATTCGTGTCTGCGGTAATCTGAGCTCTCCGCCATTGATGTCTTTCTACAACCACCAGATGAGAATCATTTCATTCAACCATTCTTGAACATTTCAATTGACTATTTAGgttagatttttatattttatatacctTCCCCTCTTGTGAAAAGGTTTCCTGCTGCTCTCAAGAACATGTGAAGAGTCTTGGGGAGATGAGTTATTGGATTTATCATCATCTTTGTTATGATCATTCGTATCGATCAAAATGGAGAGAGCATCCGAGAAACAATGGAGGACGGACTTGGCCAGATCCTCCCTTTCAATGGACGAATCTGACTCGGCGTGGTGGTCCATGATTAGCTTGAGCTGGTTGGCACACCCATGGCCATGAAGCAGCTTCTCCATAACCTTTTGCTGGCAAGACTCCATCGTTCTCTGTCTTTTGTCCAAGTCGAAATTATTAACTAGGAGATGTGATGCGCTTCTtcgtatatatgcatatatatcgATGAGGTGAGGTTGTTTGATGGGAAGTTTcgtatatatgtattaattacCATACACTCCTTCATTATCATACTATTATCTAATTAAGAATGTGCGGATTAAGTGTGGCCCTTGAAGTTTAACCCCACGatatagaaacaaaaacaatgagCACTACTATGTGACTTAACCAACAACTCTTTTAATTACAATAAATACtagtaaataattatatatgtgtAAACTCACgacttttttatttgttttgggcATCTAAATTATTTCACTGgattttcttctcttttcagTAAAGTGGTTTTCATCTCATATAAAAACAGGAACATCCCTTACAAAATATGGTGTtaggaaaactaaaatatattattaaaccacgtaattataatattaaaaaaaagagtgcatatattttatataaggaacaatttaaaacacacacacacacgaaaaaaaaaattaggattgTTTATTAAAAATGAGTTAACCACAACATTGGTGAGAGTGAAGCTATGAATCTCTGACAATGGGACGAGTCCAAAAGCATATGGCACGGCACCTGAGAAGCTGGAACGCCTAATTAACGGGCGAAGAAAACGGAGGAGCCAATTTAAACGGCGCAAGTGAGTCAGCTCTGTCAAATGTGACGTGGGGTACGTGACCTCATCGTACCTTACGTAATGGAACGTTGAATTATGGATG is part of the Brassica rapa cultivar Chiifu-401-42 chromosome A09, CAAS_Brap_v3.01, whole genome shotgun sequence genome and harbors:
- the WRKY62 gene encoding probable WRKY transcription factor 62, with the translated sequence MDHHAESDSSIEREDLAKSVLHCFSDALSILIDTNDHNKDDDKSNNSSPQDSSHVLESSRKPFHKRGRKTSMAESSDYRRHESPNPIYHDGFLWRKYGQKQIKESDHQRSYYKCAYTNDQKCEAKKQVQMIQNNPPLYSTTYFGRHTCQLHQAFETLPIDTSDPQDSRMIRFDNPDSSTHQHQNQIIHLKAEQMMPSEKAEEWSSPSEYMSSEVAYAVEAFGFNPARTSSDLS